GGTATTATAAGGAATTAAGAGGATTAATGTATAGCTTCTTCAGAGACTTTTTTTAAGAAGTAGTATTCTTTTTTTGATCTCAAGAGCCATGGCTTCTTGTGCAGATTTTTTATCCATTTCCTTGAATGTATCGGGATAGATAGGTTCTCCAAAAATGCAACACGTTTTTCCCCATAGTTTGGGAAACTTTCTTTGACGGTTCCAAATTTCAAATGTTCCTTGGATATAAACGGGAATAATCGGAACTTGGGCGCGCATGGCGAGCATGCAGATGCCCGGCTTAATCTCGGCGAGTTCTCCGTCATGGGAGCGGATTCCTTCGGGAAAAATCATCACTTTTTTGTTGTCCTTAAGGATGTTGAGCACAACTTTCATTGAAGAAAGATCTTTAATTTTTCCCGAAACAGGGTAGGCGTTTAACTTGCGGATTAGAGTGCCTAGAAAAGGTTTGCTGAAAAGAGTCTCTCTTGCCAGAAAGGCCACGGGCTCGGGACAGGAAGCGCCGACAAGAGGAGGGTCTAAAAACGAGATGTGGTTAGGAGCGATAATTGCCGGTCCTTGGACAAATTTGTCGGCGTTCAGGATGCGGTGGCGGTAAAAAATACGGAAAAAAATGCGTAGGAAAGTGTGTGTGGTTTTATAAAGAAGGCTCATTTTCGTTTAAATTCAACTTAATAGGATCTTAATTTGGTTATATTAACATTTCAATTCATAAAATTTCAACCAGGAGTATTTTCATGAATATAGATTTTTCTTATACACATGGTGCCTCGGATTGGCTTCATGAGAAAAAAGCCAATCTTTTTTATTCGATTTCTGATGGATATCCAAAAGAGCAGGATAACTCTTACGATGGATATAAGAATGTAGTAGGAACCAAATGGACTTATTTATCCGGGTTCCCTAAAGGCGCGCATTGTGCTTTGCTTTCGATAGCTGCTCGAATCACAGCTGTTGGAGAGTGCCTTATCAAAGGTGTTGGCAATGTTTTCGGATCACCCTTTTCGAAGAAATTTTCTGTATCAACAGGGGTGAAACAACTGGGAGTGGATCTTCCGTTGAGCATTTTCAAACTCATTTTTCTCATGCCTGTAGAGGTGATTGCAGATGCAGTGATCTCTCCATTTGCTGTCATGATTGATAAAAATTATGCGGAAGCAAGAGGTGACTTTGAAAGAAATTTTTTTCCTGATGCGTGGTATGATGAATCTAGCAAGAGTGAGTTTTCGGAAGATGAAGAAGACATAGATCTCAGAAAGAGCTTTTAATCATTCGGTATCACTCATCTCATTTGGAAAGAGGAATTGATTTTAGAAGCGCTGATCGTCGCCCGGTCAATTCCTTCCTTTCCATTTTTACCCCTGATTGCGACCTAATCCCCGGACAAACATCTGATAGCTGAACGTCATCTTTTTCATTTTGCTCCTCGGGAATGTAGGAACATTCCCTTCATCACAAACTAAAAAATCTGCCGTCCGTCTACAGCGTTTGTCCGGGGATTAGGTCGCAATCAGGGGGTTTATTCACAATGCTTTTTGTAAAGAAGCAAAATGGCATTGAGAACTTCATCTGGCGAAAGTTTGGATGAATCGATGATATACGCATCTGTAGCAGGCTTAAGCGGGGAGTGCGCGCGGAGAGTGTCCCGTTCATCACGTTCTTTGACCTGTTTTAAAATATCTGCATAAGAAGTTTTCTGATCGGGAAATTTTTCTTCAACTTCCCTGAATCTTCTCTTTGCACGGATTTCTGGACTAGCCGTCAGGTAAATTTTCAGTTCAGCGTTGGGAAAAACAACGGTTCCCATGTCTCTTCCTTCAAACACGGCGTCCACTCCTTCTCCAATGCTGCGCTGCAACTCGACAAGCTTGTTTCTCACGAAGGGGGAGGCAGAAATTTGAGAAACTTGCGAAGTTACTTCTTCCTGACGGATTTTTATAGTGATATCCTCATTTTCGTAATAGTAACGTTTCTGACCGTCGACCTCTTTAATTTCAAAGGTAAATGCCGGAACAAATTTTTTGAGATCGGTCACTTTGTGCTTAAGCAATGCGTAGGTTAGGCAGCGGTACATGGCGCCTGTATCAATGAATTGAAAACCGATGGTTTCGGCTACCATTTTCGCAAGAGTGCTTTTCCCTGTCCCTACGGGACCGTCTATTGTGATGATCATGCTTTTAAATACAAGTAAAGCAGCGGTGCTGTGAAAACGAGGGAATCCACAACATCCAGCATGCCGCCAAGTCCGGGGATTTTGGAGCTGTCTTTAACGCCAACATCACGTTTAAGCAGAGATTCCGCCAAATCGCCCACCTGCGCGATTGTGCCGATACACGCACCAAGGATGATGCTTTGGACAACACTTAAGCTAATGGGGGCATAAAGGGAGAAAATCAGGCTGGCGATGATCGATGCAAGCAGTCCGCCGGCAGCACCTTCCCAGGTTTTTTTGGGGCTGATCACAGGAGCCATTTTGTGCTTTCCAAAAGTCTGTCCGGCGAAAAGTCCGCACGCGTCGGTCAAGTATGTTGTGCAAAGGAGGTAAAGCACCCACCATCTACCGTCTTCGGCTGACTCAGGGGGGAAAAAATAGTTGATTTGCAGTGTGCAGCTCAATGGGATAATTAGGTAAACGATGCCGAATAGAGTAATTGCGATATTGACCAATGGGTTTTTCCCATCGAAGAAAAAAGCCGAAAAGAGAACGAACAGACCGATTGCCAAAGCATAAAGGGGAAAAGAATCTTGATGACCGGAGAGTGATCCCAAATAGATGGCAAGAATGTAGGCGAGTCCTAAGGAATAAGCGGTTTTTTCCCGCGGTTTGAATCCTTTCCGTCTTGCAATGCTGTAATACTCTTTAAGTGCTGCTCCAAAACAAACGATTGCTAAAATTGGAACGAGCAGCGATAGGTAGGGGGTAAAAGAAAAATAGAGCGCAAAAAGTAAAAAAGCAGTGGCAATGGTGCTGGCAATCACTCTTTGAAAAATTGGTGGAAAGGAGGCTAACATCTAAGAACCTCCCAGGCGCCGTTCGCGGTGTTGGAACTCGATCACAGCTTCCAAAAAATCCCGTGGGGAAAATTCAGGCCAATGTTTCTTGGTTAGGTAGATTTCTGCATAGGATAATTGCCAAAGAAGGAAGTTGCTGATGCGCGATTCACCACTTGTGCGGATGAGAAGATCTGGATCGCTCCATTCACAAGTGTCAAGATATTCACTAATCAGGTTTTCAGAGATCTCTTCTTTAGTGAATATGCGATGCTCGTAAGCGTTAAGCATTTTGATAAATGCACGTTTAATATCGTCCCTTCCTCCATAGTTCATGGCAAACACAACATTGATATTGTCGAGGTGGGCAGTTTCCTGTTCGGTACGATTGATCAGCTCGATTAAATAGGGAGGGAATTTTGATAGGTCTCCAATTGGACGGAAGCGGACTCCGTTTTCCAACATGCGCGGTTTCTGCAGAGTCAGCGATTTTTCAAGCAGTTTCATTTGCGCGTTGATTTCTTTTTTCGGTCTCAGCCAATTCTCAGTGGAAAAAATGAAAAATGTCAATGTTTCAATCCCGATCTGGTGGCCGGCTTTGATGATATTGAGCAGAGAGTCGGCGCCTAGCTTATGTCCTTGTTCGGGAAGGATGCAGTGTTTTTTTGCCCATCTTCGATTGCCGTCCGGAATCAAGGCGACATGCTTGGGAATCGGGGAAGCGTGAAGCTCCTCAAGCTCTTTATCGGAAATGACCGGGCTTTCTTTCCAGCTTTTGACAGCGTTTGCGGCGGTCATTTAAACAGACTCCTTGGATTTGAATAGATCCATCAATGTAATGGTTTGCTCCCTCTCTGGTCCGACAGAAACCATGCTGATCTCTACGCCGGTAAGCTCTCCTAAACGTTGAATGTACTGTTTTGCTTCAGAAGGAAGGGCGTCGTAGCTTGTTATCTCTGTGGTTTTTTGTTTCCATCCAGGAAGTTCTTCGTAAACGGGTTTTAATTGAGCAAATTGCTCAGCTAAATAAGGGACGCTCTCGACACGTTCGCCGTCAAGTTCATAGGCAACGCAAATTTTAATTTTATCCACTTTGTCGAAAATATCGAGCTTTGTAATCGCAATGGAGTTCAATCCGTTGATCTTAGCTGCCTTTTGAGCTAACACGGCATCGAACCAACCAATCCGCCTTTTTCTTCTTGTCGTCGTTCCGAATTCCCGTGCTGTGAAGTGGTCGAGAAATTGATCGTTTTCCTTCACTTCGGAAGGGAGAGGGCCGTGTCCAACTCTTGTCGTGTACGCTTTGATTACTCCAACAGTGTGGTCGATCTGGCTGGGACCAATTCCTGATCCGGTGCAGATTCCTCCTGAAATGGTGCTTGAAGAGGTTACATAGGGGTAGGTGCCCATTGTCGTATCAAGAAAGGTTCCTTGAGCTCCCTCAAAGAGGACGTTCTCCTGTTGCTGAAGCGCAGCCTGAATTTTGTCTTCGACATGGGAAATATGGGGAGCCAGGTATTGGCCGTATCGGGTATATTCTGAGAAAATCTCCTCAAAGGAGAGAGGATCTGAGTTGTAAAGTTTTGTGATCTCTTCGTTTTTTAATTCAAGGGCATTTTTTAGAAGAGAGGGGAAGAGATTGGGATCCATCAATTCTGCCATGCGAATCCCTAAGCGATGGGCTTTGTCCGCATAGCAAGGGCCGATACCCCTGCCGGTTGTTCCTACCGCTTGCGACCCTTTTTTCTGTTCCAGCAATAAATCGAGTTTGCGGTGATAAGGAAAGATAATGTGGGCTGCAGGAGAGATCCAAAGCCGCCCGGTGAGATCGATTCCTCTTGATTGCAAAGTATTCATCTCAAAAACCAGCACTTCAGGGTCAATGACCGTCCCCGCTCCGATGTAGCATTGCGTATGCGGATGGAGAATACCAGATGGCGTGAGATGGAGTTTGTACTCGTCTTCGCCGATAATGATTGTATGGCCTGCGTTGTTGCCTCCTTGTGCACGCACGATGTGCTTAGCTTTGGAGGTAAGGATATCGATGATTTTTCCTTTTCCTTCATCGCCCCATTGGGCGCCGACGACAATGACACCAGGCATGATTGGCTACTAGTTCCTCTTAAAATAAAGTTTTCATTCCACTTTCGGTGGAAACTTAGATGAAATTATAACTGCCATCCATTAAATTGCACGAGTAAAATTTTCTTTACAGAGTACTAGTCGGACTCAGCTTTTAAGACAGCCATAAATGCGCTTTGAGGGATATTGACCTTTCCGATCTCTTTCATCTTCTTTTTACCCTTCTTTTGCTTTTCCCAAAGTTTTCGCTTACGGGAGATGTCTCCGCCGTAACATTTAGCTGTCACGTTTTTTGATAGGGCGCGAATCGTTTCCCTGGCAACGATCTTTCCTCCGATTGCGGCTTGAATCGGGATTTTAAACAGCTGCATTGGGATGACATCTTTTAGTTTTTCGCAGATCGCTCTTCCTTTAGATTCAGCTTTGCTGCGGTGGACGAGGCAGGAAAAGGCGTCAACCGGTTCGTCATTGACGCGGATCTCGAGTTTGATGATCTCTCCTTTTTCATAGGAATCGGGCTCATAGTCAAAAGATCCATACCCTTTGGTCACTGATTTCAGCTTATCGCTAAAGTCGGTGATGATTTCGTTTAGAGGAAAACGGTATGTCAGGAGCAGGTGCTTATCGTTCATGTTTTCGGTTTTGACGCAGTTTCCCCGTTTTTCAAGTCCCAAGCTCATGATTGCTCCCAAATATTCAGAGGGTGCCATGATCATGCATTTGATCCAAGGCTCTTCAATAGTGTCGATATGGGTGGGATCGGGGTAGTGAGCAGGATTGTCGATCTCTTTGACGGTGCCGTCGTTCATGATGCAGCGGTAAATCACGCTGGGGGCAGTCGAGATGATGTCGAGGTCGAATTCCCTTTGCAACCGTTCAAAAACAATTTCCAAATGAAGCAATCCGAGAAATCCGCAGCGGAATCCAAATCCAAGAGCCAAGCTGCTTTCCTGCTCGATATGCAGTGAAGCATCGTTGAGTTGAAGTTTAACAAGAGCGTCTCTAAGGTTTTGAAAATCGGAAGAGTCGATGGGGTAGATTCCTGCAAAAACCACCGGTTTGATATGTTTGAATCCGGGTAGAGGTTCCTTAGCTGGGAATTTCTGCAAGGTGACGGTGTCTCCGATTTTGACGTCGGATGTATTCTTGATGTTGCCGATCAGGTAGCCGACTTCTCCGGCGCGCAAGGATGAAGTGGGTTTTTCCTTAGGAGAAAAGACCCCCACTTCAAGCACTTCATAAGAGCGGTTGGTCTCCATCATTTTGATTTGAGAGCCTTTTTTGATCTCGCCGCTCACAACGCGGATATAGACCATGACGCCGCGGTAGGTGTCGTAAAAAGAGTCGAAAACAAGCGCGCGCAAAAGATCGTCTTCCATTGTTTTAGGAGACGGGATATCCTGAACGATTCTTTCTAAAATCTCTTCAATTCCAACTCCAGTTTTAGCCGAACAACCGATTGCATGGCTGGCATCGAGGCCGATCACTTCTTCAATTTGTCTTTTTGCTTCCTCAGTATCAGCTGCGGGTAGGTCGATCTTGTTGAGTATGGGAAGAATTTCGCAGTCGCGGTCGATTGCCAGATGAACGTTGGCAAGGGTCTGCGCTTGAACTCCTTGGGCAGCGTCGACAACTAAAAGAGCCCCTTCGCATGCAGCTAGCGAGCGCGACACCTCATAGGTAAAATCGACGTGCCCTGGGGTATCGATCAGGTTGAGTTGATAAAACTCGCCGTTTTTTGCCTGATAGAACATGGTCACGGGATGGGATTTGATGGTGATCCCTCGTTCCCGTTCAAGTTCCATATCGTCGAGGAGCTGTTCCTGCATCTCTCTTTTTGAGACCGTTTGAGTCAATTCCATCAGCCGGTCGGCCAATGTAGATTTTCCATGATCGATATGAGCGATGATGGAAAAATTGCGGATTTTTTTAATGTCGTACGTATACATATTTATCTATTTGATGAGAAAACAAAGAAGCTCCCCTTCTTTGATTGAAAGACTAAAGGCGTCTCCTAAACAAATGTTTGAAATGCTTGCAAATGTTCCGTTAAGCGTTGCGTTTTCCAATTCCCACTTTAAACCTTTGGAAACGACCCCTTTTGCCGGTATCCCTAGTGGGAGTAGAGAAACTGTTTGACCTGGTGTACAAGGAATAGAGCAGTTTCCCTCAACAAAAAAAAGTGTTTCATAATCGGTTTCTATGGTCAATATTTCTTTGTAGCGGCTAAGCAGATGGAGATTGTAAAGGGAATGGTCGGTGCGCATCTTCAACGCGCAGAAAAGAGTGGCACGGTTAATTTTCTGCTTTTTGATTTCCAGAATTGCAAGTTCAAGATCTGTTTGGTCTTTTTCAGGGGAAAATGTTTTTTTTGGAATTTCAGGATAGGAAGCCAGCAGCTCAGAGCCTGCGGAATCCATGTCGCCGATGATAAAGTTGGGGCGCACGCCTAATTTGTGGCAAGTGTGCAGGCCGCCGTCAACTGCAATGATCGTTTTGAATCTAGCTAATTGATTCTTTAGAACCTCTCCGCTGCCGATTGGTCCATTGGCAACTAAGGCTACGGGAGCAGTAAATCTCGGAGTCATCGGTTCTTGAATTTTTCCTAAATAAATTGCGGCCAAGATGACTCGAACATCCACCGAGTTGCCTCGACTAGAACCTGAATCTAGCGCGTCTACCAATTCCGCCATGGCCGCATGATGAAGGGTTTACTATACAAGCTTTTATTAATAAAAGAAATCTTAAAATAAATTTTTTATAAATGTTGAGATAAATTAAGAAGGTCTGTATAATTTTGTATCGAAAACTACTTTAAGTTAATGATGAATCAAAACTACAGTCGCCTAAATCCTTATTTAGCTAAAATTATCGAAAGAGTTCCTCTTTGTTCAATCGATTCTGGAAAAGAGATCTATCACATCGTGATCGATATCAAAGGATCGGGAATTTCTTACGAGGTAGGAGACTGTCTGGCAATTTTGCCGTCGAATCATCCGGAAAGGGTTCAGAAGGTTTTGTCTGTACTTGGTTTGCGCGAGACCGATCGGTTAATTGATACACGTGCGAATGAAGATGTCGATGCGATTGAATTATTTAGTAAGCGGCTCAACATCAACGACTGTCCTCTTGCTTTGGTCAAAAAAGCCGCGGAATCTTCTACAGATGAGGATTTGCTGGCGATTGCTCAGGATAAACAGCAAGTCAAAGAGCTCGATCTTGTTTTATTTCTTGAGCGGTGCGGCATAGGGTCTTTAACGGCACAGGATGTGGCAGATCTTTTACGTCCGATGATGCCTAGATTTTATTCGATCGCATCGTCCATGGATGTTGTCGGAGAAGAGGTCCATTTGACTGTTGCTCTTGGGAAATGTGTGATCGACGGGATCAAAAGGCACGGTGTTTGCACCGATTATTTATGCCATCAAGCTCCTGTTGAGCGACCGGAGCTGCCTGTTTATCTCCATCCGCATCGTGGATTTACTCTACCGGAAAACCCTGAAACTCCGATCATTATGGTAGGGCCGGGAACGGGTATTGCTCCATTCCGCGGGTTCATGCAACAGAGGGAAAGGCGTGCATCGCACCACAAACATTGGCTGTTTTTTGGCGACTGGACCAAAAAGTCTCACTATTACTATAGTGATTATTGGGAAAATTTGTCGTCGAAAGGGATGTTGAAGCTTGATCTGGCTTTTTCTAGAGATCAAGAGGAGAAAATTTATGTCCAGCATCTCAT
This genomic window from Waddlia chondrophila WSU 86-1044 contains:
- a CDS encoding lysophospholipid acyltransferase family protein, yielding MSLLYKTTHTFLRIFFRIFYRHRILNADKFVQGPAIIAPNHISFLDPPLVGASCPEPVAFLARETLFSKPFLGTLIRKLNAYPVSGKIKDLSSMKVVLNILKDNKKVMIFPEGIRSHDGELAEIKPGICMLAMRAQVPIIPVYIQGTFEIWNRQRKFPKLWGKTCCIFGEPIYPDTFKEMDKKSAQEAMALEIKKRILLLKKSL
- the cmk gene encoding (d)CMP kinase translates to MIITIDGPVGTGKSTLAKMVAETIGFQFIDTGAMYRCLTYALLKHKVTDLKKFVPAFTFEIKEVDGQKRYYYENEDITIKIRQEEVTSQVSQISASPFVRNKLVELQRSIGEGVDAVFEGRDMGTVVFPNAELKIYLTASPEIRAKRRFREVEEKFPDQKTSYADILKQVKERDERDTLRAHSPLKPATDAYIIDSSKLSPDEVLNAILLLYKKHCE
- a CDS encoding phosphatidate cytidylyltransferase — translated: MLASFPPIFQRVIASTIATAFLLFALYFSFTPYLSLLVPILAIVCFGAALKEYYSIARRKGFKPREKTAYSLGLAYILAIYLGSLSGHQDSFPLYALAIGLFVLFSAFFFDGKNPLVNIAITLFGIVYLIIPLSCTLQINYFFPPESAEDGRWWVLYLLCTTYLTDACGLFAGQTFGKHKMAPVISPKKTWEGAAGGLLASIIASLIFSLYAPISLSVVQSIILGACIGTIAQVGDLAESLLKRDVGVKDSSKIPGLGGMLDVVDSLVFTAPLLYLYLKA
- the uppS gene encoding polyprenyl diphosphate synthase; its protein translation is MTAANAVKSWKESPVISDKELEELHASPIPKHVALIPDGNRRWAKKHCILPEQGHKLGADSLLNIIKAGHQIGIETLTFFIFSTENWLRPKKEINAQMKLLEKSLTLQKPRMLENGVRFRPIGDLSKFPPYLIELINRTEQETAHLDNINVVFAMNYGGRDDIKRAFIKMLNAYEHRIFTKEEISENLISEYLDTCEWSDPDLLIRTSGESRISNFLLWQLSYAEIYLTKKHWPEFSPRDFLEAVIEFQHRERRLGGS
- a CDS encoding adenylosuccinate synthase; protein product: MPGVIVVGAQWGDEGKGKIIDILTSKAKHIVRAQGGNNAGHTIIIGEDEYKLHLTPSGILHPHTQCYIGAGTVIDPEVLVFEMNTLQSRGIDLTGRLWISPAAHIIFPYHRKLDLLLEQKKGSQAVGTTGRGIGPCYADKAHRLGIRMAELMDPNLFPSLLKNALELKNEEITKLYNSDPLSFEEIFSEYTRYGQYLAPHISHVEDKIQAALQQQENVLFEGAQGTFLDTTMGTYPYVTSSSTISGGICTGSGIGPSQIDHTVGVIKAYTTRVGHGPLPSEVKENDQFLDHFTAREFGTTTRRKRRIGWFDAVLAQKAAKINGLNSIAITKLDIFDKVDKIKICVAYELDGERVESVPYLAEQFAQLKPVYEELPGWKQKTTEITSYDALPSEAKQYIQRLGELTGVEISMVSVGPEREQTITLMDLFKSKESV
- the lepA gene encoding translation elongation factor 4, whose translation is MYTYDIKKIRNFSIIAHIDHGKSTLADRLMELTQTVSKREMQEQLLDDMELERERGITIKSHPVTMFYQAKNGEFYQLNLIDTPGHVDFTYEVSRSLAACEGALLVVDAAQGVQAQTLANVHLAIDRDCEILPILNKIDLPAADTEEAKRQIEEVIGLDASHAIGCSAKTGVGIEEILERIVQDIPSPKTMEDDLLRALVFDSFYDTYRGVMVYIRVVSGEIKKGSQIKMMETNRSYEVLEVGVFSPKEKPTSSLRAGEVGYLIGNIKNTSDVKIGDTVTLQKFPAKEPLPGFKHIKPVVFAGIYPIDSSDFQNLRDALVKLQLNDASLHIEQESSLALGFGFRCGFLGLLHLEIVFERLQREFDLDIISTAPSVIYRCIMNDGTVKEIDNPAHYPDPTHIDTIEEPWIKCMIMAPSEYLGAIMSLGLEKRGNCVKTENMNDKHLLLTYRFPLNEIITDFSDKLKSVTKGYGSFDYEPDSYEKGEIIKLEIRVNDEPVDAFSCLVHRSKAESKGRAICEKLKDVIPMQLFKIPIQAAIGGKIVARETIRALSKNVTAKCYGGDISRKRKLWEKQKKGKKKMKEIGKVNIPQSAFMAVLKAESD
- a CDS encoding thiamine diphosphokinase, whose protein sequence is MDVRVILAAIYLGKIQEPMTPRFTAPVALVANGPIGSGEVLKNQLARFKTIIAVDGGLHTCHKLGVRPNFIIGDMDSAGSELLASYPEIPKKTFSPEKDQTDLELAILEIKKQKINRATLFCALKMRTDHSLYNLHLLSRYKEILTIETDYETLFFVEGNCSIPCTPGQTVSLLPLGIPAKGVVSKGLKWELENATLNGTFASISNICLGDAFSLSIKEGELLCFLIK
- a CDS encoding diflavin oxidoreductase gives rise to the protein MMNQNYSRLNPYLAKIIERVPLCSIDSGKEIYHIVIDIKGSGISYEVGDCLAILPSNHPERVQKVLSVLGLRETDRLIDTRANEDVDAIELFSKRLNINDCPLALVKKAAESSTDEDLLAIAQDKQQVKELDLVLFLERCGIGSLTAQDVADLLRPMMPRFYSIASSMDVVGEEVHLTVALGKCVIDGIKRHGVCTDYLCHQAPVERPELPVYLHPHRGFTLPENPETPIIMVGPGTGIAPFRGFMQQRERRASHHKHWLFFGDWTKKSHYYYSDYWENLSSKGMLKLDLAFSRDQEEKIYVQHLMRQNGRELVDWLREGAYFYVCGNASKMAKDVDLALHQVLEDHGNLTAEEARAYVKQMRADKRYLRDVY